The following proteins come from a genomic window of Halobaculum sp. MBLA0147:
- a CDS encoding PAS domain S-box protein produces MGTGTSTSGVSVVALADDTGNSSIAAVLSQADGVSVRRCADTAELRETLETAPPDRVVVHHDADGVETVAAVGAVREGRPELPVTVVTDRTVPDGVFGPRTTVVPAADTDGLVSAIRDTAAAGRPADEGLADGRHADDATDGRHADDLAAFRDLHEITADPEHDVDERIDRLLRLGATQFGTDYAFLARADRDTGEYEVTASLSGHDHLEPGAVHDLSDTYCRHVIEGDRETPATTHDTRAALSATDPAHEQFGLGCHVAAEIAVDGEVYGTLCFAADEPRAAPFSATERRLLQTMADWLGQTFERQRREAETRETRDRLARISERVTDAFFAVDEDWHVTYVNEAGAAVLRGAMGADYTESELLGRHLWEEIPQAVDTEFYAQYTHAMETGEPVSFESEYAPLDTWFDVRAFPDEDGLSVYFTDVTDRKRRERALDALLTASRAFMLADDETELADRVIAAAQEAFGHSLASVRLHDEEAGTLPPTRLSEHAAEVVPDPPTFADDEGLAGRAFQSGEPVVVDDVTAETTLDYGPVASAMYVPLGDHGTVAIGAEEPAVFDDQLVSLAELLAVTAASAFDRLARETELRDLQRAVANVDEMVFLLDGDGRFRLATDRLADALGYGDGDLAGTRLADVVVPEDAATCGDHVETLRDAAPPASVSFETGFTTATGQATPVEIELSAVSTPHGGDRIAGAATDISELAATRTSLETARDRFRRLFENLPDPIVEVEYVAGEPIVRYLNPAFADVFGYDPTAVRGENLNEFVVGEAATGDPTVIDERATAGETIRTEVTRQTAVGPREFLLQVIPHPRDGGTYAFAVYTEITEQKQREQYLQILNRVLRHNLRNDMNVVTMIAEEIAAESTDPRLSAYADQLADKARDVASVSEKAKEIERVTGETVGEIRAVDVAAQVREVTAQVAADTDTEIETDIPREAWARGTHDLQRAVTELVENAVEHGAAPTVTVRTGERSRTATDTTTAIDEPTETADEVVETTTAEPTEEVEPTPFAAVPADEIDPPEPVTDPGETGDPERPVRITIHDDGPGIPEAEWAVVTGERTITQLEHGSGLGLWLARWIVASVGGRLVRRDADADGTTIEIRLAAASPS; encoded by the coding sequence ATGGGAACGGGTACGTCGACGAGCGGGGTGAGTGTCGTCGCCCTCGCGGACGACACCGGGAACTCGTCGATCGCTGCGGTGTTGTCGCAGGCAGACGGTGTGTCGGTTCGCCGCTGTGCGGACACTGCCGAGCTCCGAGAGACGCTGGAGACGGCGCCCCCCGATCGTGTGGTCGTCCACCACGACGCGGACGGCGTCGAGACCGTCGCCGCCGTCGGTGCGGTCCGAGAGGGACGACCCGAACTCCCGGTCACCGTCGTCACCGACCGCACGGTCCCAGACGGCGTGTTCGGACCGCGGACGACGGTCGTCCCCGCCGCCGACACGGACGGACTCGTCTCTGCGATCCGAGACACGGCCGCAGCGGGGAGACCCGCGGACGAGGGGCTCGCAGACGGCAGACACGCAGACGACGCCACAGACGGCAGACACGCAGACGACCTGGCCGCGTTCCGAGATCTCCACGAGATCACCGCCGATCCGGAACACGATGTCGACGAGCGGATCGACCGGCTGTTGCGACTCGGCGCGACACAGTTCGGGACGGACTACGCCTTCCTGGCACGAGCCGACCGCGACACCGGCGAGTACGAGGTGACGGCGTCGTTGAGCGGTCACGACCACCTCGAACCGGGAGCCGTCCACGACCTCTCGGACACGTACTGTCGACACGTGATCGAGGGAGACAGGGAGACGCCGGCGACGACACACGACACGCGGGCGGCGCTCTCGGCGACGGACCCGGCCCACGAGCAGTTCGGACTGGGCTGTCACGTCGCCGCCGAGATCGCCGTCGACGGCGAGGTGTACGGGACGCTGTGTTTCGCCGCCGACGAGCCGCGAGCGGCCCCGTTCTCCGCGACGGAGCGGCGACTCCTCCAGACGATGGCCGACTGGCTCGGCCAGACCTTCGAGCGCCAGCGCCGCGAGGCAGAGACACGAGAGACGCGCGACCGCCTCGCGCGGATCTCCGAACGTGTCACCGACGCGTTCTTCGCCGTCGACGAGGACTGGCACGTGACGTACGTCAACGAGGCCGGGGCGGCCGTGCTACGGGGTGCGATGGGAGCCGACTACACCGAGTCGGAACTGCTCGGCCGACACCTCTGGGAGGAGATCCCGCAGGCGGTCGACACGGAGTTCTACGCGCAGTACACCCACGCGATGGAGACCGGCGAACCGGTGTCGTTCGAGTCGGAGTACGCGCCGTTGGACACGTGGTTCGACGTACGAGCGTTCCCGGACGAAGACGGTCTCTCGGTGTACTTCACCGACGTGACGGACCGCAAGCGCCGCGAGCGCGCACTCGACGCCCTGCTCACGGCGAGCCGAGCGTTCATGCTCGCCGACGACGAGACGGAGTTGGCCGACCGCGTGATCGCGGCCGCACAGGAGGCGTTCGGCCACTCGCTCGCGTCGGTCAGACTCCACGACGAGGAGGCTGGGACACTCCCGCCGACACGCCTCTCCGAACACGCCGCCGAGGTCGTGCCGGACCCGCCGACGTTCGCCGACGACGAGGGGTTGGCCGGGCGCGCGTTCCAGTCCGGAGAGCCGGTCGTCGTCGACGACGTGACCGCGGAGACGACGCTGGACTACGGTCCGGTCGCGTCGGCGATGTACGTCCCGCTCGGCGACCACGGCACCGTCGCCATCGGCGCCGAGGAGCCCGCCGTGTTCGACGACCAACTCGTCTCGCTGGCAGAGTTACTCGCCGTGACCGCCGCCTCGGCGTTCGACAGACTCGCCCGCGAGACGGAACTGCGGGACCTCCAGCGGGCGGTCGCGAACGTCGACGAGATGGTGTTCCTGCTGGACGGTGACGGACGCTTCCGGCTCGCGACGGATCGACTGGCGGACGCGCTCGGCTACGGCGACGGTGACCTCGCCGGAACGCGACTGGCGGACGTGGTGGTTCCCGAGGACGCGGCCACGTGCGGCGACCACGTCGAGACGCTGCGCGACGCCGCGCCCCCCGCGAGCGTCTCCTTCGAGACGGGGTTCACGACTGCGACGGGGCAGGCGACACCCGTCGAGATCGAACTGTCGGCCGTCTCGACGCCACACGGTGGCGACCGGATCGCGGGTGCGGCGACGGACATCAGCGAACTCGCGGCGACACGCACGTCGCTGGAGACGGCACGCGACCGCTTCCGACGACTGTTCGAGAACCTGCCGGACCCGATCGTGGAGGTGGAGTACGTCGCGGGCGAGCCGATCGTGCGGTACCTCAACCCGGCGTTCGCGGACGTGTTCGGCTACGATCCGACGGCGGTGCGCGGCGAGAACCTCAACGAGTTCGTCGTCGGCGAGGCGGCGACGGGCGACCCGACGGTGATCGACGAGCGCGCGACCGCCGGCGAGACGATCCGGACGGAGGTGACCCGACAGACGGCCGTCGGCCCGCGGGAGTTCCTGTTGCAGGTGATTCCCCACCCGCGCGACGGCGGGACGTACGCTTTCGCCGTGTACACCGAGATCACCGAGCAGAAACAGCGCGAGCAGTACCTCCAGATCCTCAACCGGGTGTTGCGCCACAACCTCCGCAACGACATGAACGTCGTGACGATGATCGCGGAGGAGATCGCCGCGGAGTCGACGGACCCACGACTGTCGGCGTACGCCGACCAACTCGCCGACAAGGCGCGCGACGTGGCCTCCGTCTCGGAGAAGGCCAAGGAGATCGAGCGCGTCACGGGGGAGACGGTCGGCGAGATCCGTGCCGTCGACGTGGCCGCGCAGGTCCGCGAGGTGACCGCACAGGTCGCCGCAGACACCGACACCGAGATCGAGACGGACATCCCGCGTGAGGCCTGGGCGCGAGGGACACACGACCTCCAGCGGGCGGTGACGGAACTCGTCGAGAACGCGGTGGAACACGGCGCCGCGCCGACCGTGACCGTACGGACCGGCGAGCGATCGAGGACGGCGACCGACACCACCACGGCGATCGACGAGCCGACAGAGACCGCAGACGAGGTGGTGGAGACGACGACTGCGGAGCCCACCGAGGAGGTCGAGCCGACACCGTTCGCCGCAGTACCGGCCGACGAGATCGACCCGCCGGAGCCCGTCACCGACCCGGGTGAGACGGGTGATCCGGAGCGTCCCGTCCGGATCACGATTCACGACGACGGACCGGGAATCCCGGAGGCGGAGTGGGCGGTCGTCACCGGCGAGCGGACGATCACACAGTTGGAACACGGCAGCGGACTCGGCCTGTGGCTCGCGCGCTGGATCGTCGCCAGCGTCGGCGGCCGACTCGTCCGCCGCGACGCCGACGCCGACGGAACGACGATCGAAATCCGACTCGCGGCCGCCTCCCCGTCGTGA
- a CDS encoding DUF4864 domain-containing protein yields MTDSDHPVDDLPTPDPELGPGETVARQLDALADNDDPFEDAGVSTAYNFASPANRRVTGPRERFVEMVHGPQYRPMIDHEEAVAGPVERSANVARQRVTVTGPRGRTVTYLFGLSLQSTGQFRDCWTTDRVVVD; encoded by the coding sequence ATGACCGACTCCGACCACCCGGTCGACGACCTCCCGACGCCCGACCCGGAACTGGGACCCGGCGAGACCGTCGCTCGGCAACTGGATGCGCTGGCAGACAACGACGACCCGTTCGAGGACGCCGGCGTGTCGACCGCCTACAACTTCGCCTCCCCGGCCAACCGGCGCGTGACCGGGCCCCGTGAGCGGTTCGTCGAGATGGTCCACGGCCCCCAGTACCGGCCGATGATCGACCACGAGGAGGCGGTCGCCGGGCCGGTCGAGCGGTCGGCCAACGTCGCTCGCCAGCGCGTCACGGTCACCGGCCCACGCGGGCGGACGGTGACGTACCTGTTCGGCCTCTCACTGCAGTCGACCGGCCAGTTCCGTGACTGTTGGACGACGGATCGCGTCGTCGTCGACTGA